A genomic stretch from Deltaproteobacteria bacterium includes:
- the dksA gene encoding RNA polymerase-binding protein DksA, which translates to MDRRVLEKCRGELQRQMDEILAEAGKTVSDMTGVPEDNFPDPTDRALLESNRNFTLRIRDRERKLLVKVREAIKRIDSGTFGVCEGCGGDIEAKRLIARPMTTMCIDCKIVAEEEELR; encoded by the coding sequence ATGGACCGTAGGGTCCTGGAAAAGTGCCGGGGGGAACTCCAGCGCCAGATGGACGAGATCCTGGCGGAGGCGGGGAAAACCGTATCCGACATGACCGGCGTGCCGGAGGACAATTTTCCCGATCCCACCGACCGCGCGCTCCTCGAATCGAACCGGAACTTCACCCTGCGGATCCGCGACCGTGAACGGAAGCTCCTGGTGAAAGTAAGGGAAGCGATCAAGCGGATCGACAGCGGGACGTTCGGCGTCTGCGAGGGGTGCGGCGGAGATATCGAGGCGAAACGTCTGATCGCGCGTCCGATGACCACCATGTGCATCGACTGCAAGATCGTCGCCGAAGAGGAAGAACTGAGATAA
- a CDS encoding energy transducer TonB, with protein MKWPLIGSVAGHIALLAFLLLFIRAAAGPGFPGAVQVVLVETAKAEGVHAERTTAGVRGGATPAPRAPAVTTPESPAPIARDIALPSLPPSAPPASASILVPSQTASHRFPDRVAAIAPSPASAGPASAGGGTGPAFSHADGWKDASVSGREIPGGAVGGEGREIGLLREKIESRIVYPEEAVRRGQEGEVVLRIRVGDGGMPREIRIARSSGARVLDEAARTGVTSAAPLPSRPGWFEVPVRFFLR; from the coding sequence ATGAAATGGCCGCTCATCGGATCGGTTGCGGGGCACATTGCGCTCCTCGCCTTCCTCCTCCTGTTTATTCGCGCCGCGGCGGGGCCGGGGTTTCCGGGAGCGGTACAGGTCGTCCTGGTCGAGACGGCAAAGGCGGAAGGAGTCCATGCGGAAAGAACGACCGCCGGGGTTCGGGGGGGCGCGACGCCTGCCCCTCGGGCCCCGGCGGTAACGACACCGGAGTCACCCGCCCCGATCGCCAGGGATATCGCCCTGCCGTCGTTGCCGCCTTCGGCTCCGCCGGCTTCCGCCTCCATACTGGTTCCTTCCCAAACGGCTTCCCATCGATTTCCCGATCGCGTTGCCGCTATCGCACCCTCCCCGGCATCGGCCGGCCCGGCGTCGGCCGGCGGCGGGACCGGTCCCGCGTTCAGCCACGCAGACGGGTGGAAGGATGCTTCGGTATCAGGCAGAGAAATCCCCGGCGGCGCCGTCGGAGGAGAAGGCAGGGAGATCGGCCTGCTGAGGGAAAAGATCGAGTCCCGCATCGTCTACCCGGAGGAAGCGGTACGGCGCGGCCAGGAAGGGGAGGTCGTCCTGCGGATACGCGTCGGAGATGGAGGGATGCCGCGGGAGATCCGAATTGCCCGCAGCAGCGGGGCGCGGGTGCTCGACGAGGCCGCGCGGACGGGGGTGACGAGTGCAGCCCCCCTTCCTTCCCGCCCGGGTTGGTTCGAGGTGCCGGTCCGGTTCTTCCTCAGGTAA